One segment of Arcanobacterium phocae DNA contains the following:
- the rsmG gene encoding 16S rRNA (guanine(527)-N(7))-methyltransferase RsmG → MDFKQQTELPPIEGDKHFGVEIWEKLLAFSRLIEAEGELRGLVGPREMSKLWSRHILNSTAITDFIPKNAELVDVGSGAGFPGLITAIVRPDLRVNLVDSLGRRTDWLSLVVSELGLSNVSVFNQRSEDLFGTITADVVTARAVAALKKLIPWTMPLLRSGGQLVALKGGRAEQEIEDADKILRKYDAQWVDVHDIDVWGSDEGTRVLVVQKK, encoded by the coding sequence GTGGATTTTAAACAGCAGACTGAACTCCCACCTATTGAAGGTGATAAGCATTTTGGTGTTGAAATATGGGAAAAGCTTCTCGCTTTTTCACGTCTTATTGAGGCTGAAGGTGAACTCCGTGGGCTAGTCGGACCACGTGAAATGTCAAAGCTATGGTCGCGGCATATTCTTAACTCAACAGCAATTACTGATTTCATTCCAAAGAATGCAGAATTAGTTGATGTTGGTTCTGGTGCAGGATTTCCAGGTTTGATAACCGCTATTGTTCGGCCAGACCTTCGTGTGAATCTTGTAGATTCTTTAGGACGACGTACCGATTGGCTTTCTCTCGTTGTTTCAGAACTTGGGCTATCTAATGTGTCGGTATTTAATCAACGCTCTGAAGATCTGTTCGGTACTATCACAGCCGATGTTGTAACTGCTCGCGCGGTTGCTGCTCTTAAAAAATTGATTCCTTGGACAATGCCGTTGCTACGAAGTGGTGGTCAGCTTGTTGCTTTAAAAGGTGGCAGAGCAGAGCAAGAGATTGAGGACGCAGACAAGATTCTCCGCAAGTATGATGCACAGTGGGTTGATGTGCATGATATTGATGTTTGGGGTTCAGACGAAGGCACTCGGGTTCTTGTTGTTCAGAAAAAATAG
- the yidC gene encoding membrane protein insertase YidC encodes MDIILFPIKWVISWIMYGIHTVLTTVGMNSGSGAAWVMSIVGLTIVIRILIIPLFNKQIRAMRMGQEIQPEVQKLQKKYKGRTDAVSKQRQQEELMALYRERGTSPFASCLPLLIQMPIFFALFRLLHAVRPISTGEMASIGAVNKTVAEEIANSTLFGAPLSSSLGTAAQYDLPTNVRIVAIILIVLMMATLFFSQKMIMTKNLPESAQDPNNPAYKMQKMMLYGMPLIYVFSGFAFQVGVLIYWLTSNLWNIGQQYWLITYNPTPGSPAYKKRQEKLRAKRIAAGLPPEEEPEEPIQPRVQPLGKERSKKAAKKKHVESTTSAPESDSKEVRGLDGLTDAERAQKRYERRMAQRQRANEKKQARQKKANRNKKNRNF; translated from the coding sequence GTGGATATTATCCTCTTCCCTATTAAATGGGTCATCTCGTGGATCATGTATGGCATCCACACGGTATTAACTACCGTCGGCATGAATAGCGGATCCGGCGCTGCTTGGGTCATGTCTATCGTTGGCCTGACCATCGTCATCCGTATCCTCATTATTCCGCTGTTCAACAAGCAGATTCGCGCAATGCGTATGGGACAAGAAATTCAGCCGGAAGTCCAAAAGCTCCAGAAGAAGTACAAAGGACGTACCGACGCTGTATCTAAGCAACGTCAGCAAGAAGAGCTTATGGCACTCTACCGTGAACGCGGCACATCGCCATTCGCATCCTGTTTGCCGCTTCTTATTCAGATGCCAATCTTCTTCGCGCTATTCCGGTTGCTCCATGCTGTGCGGCCTATTTCAACTGGCGAAATGGCATCAATTGGTGCTGTTAATAAGACGGTTGCGGAAGAAATTGCTAACTCTACTCTGTTCGGTGCACCGCTATCATCGTCGCTAGGTACTGCTGCCCAGTATGATCTGCCGACTAATGTTCGTATCGTCGCTATTATTTTGATCGTTCTGATGATGGCAACTCTGTTCTTCTCACAGAAGATGATCATGACGAAGAACCTGCCAGAATCGGCTCAGGATCCAAACAATCCAGCTTATAAGATGCAGAAGATGATGCTTTACGGTATGCCGTTGATCTACGTCTTCAGTGGTTTCGCTTTCCAGGTTGGTGTGCTTATTTACTGGTTGACTTCTAACCTGTGGAACATTGGTCAGCAGTACTGGCTCATCACCTATAACCCAACACCAGGGTCACCAGCCTACAAGAAGCGTCAGGAAAAGCTTCGTGCGAAGCGTATTGCGGCCGGCCTGCCACCTGAAGAAGAACCAGAAGAGCCTATTCAGCCACGAGTACAACCATTGGGCAAGGAACGGTCGAAGAAGGCTGCTAAGAAGAAGCACGTTGAGTCAACGACGTCGGCACCGGAAAGCGATTCCAAAGAGGTGCGCGGCCTTGACGGCTTGACTGATGCGGAACGTGCTCAAAAGCGCTATGAACGGCGTATGGCCCAGCGCCAGCGAGCTAATGAAAAGAAGCAGGCTCGCCAAAAGAAGGCAAACCGCAACAAGAAGAATCGTAATTTTTAA
- the rnpA gene encoding ribonuclease P protein component, whose translation MLPTVNRLRTSGDFARTVRHGRRSGNSLVVVYFLADNSINEADLCTKVGFVVGKKVGNSVVRHTVARKLRHVVRNFLPELEPGTIVVRANPAAATASSQDFTRALDSALTRAQARKAHTHD comes from the coding sequence ATGCTGCCAACCGTCAACCGATTACGAACATCGGGCGATTTTGCTCGAACAGTTCGTCATGGGAGGCGGAGCGGAAACAGCCTTGTAGTTGTCTACTTTTTAGCAGACAACTCCATAAATGAAGCCGACCTTTGCACAAAGGTCGGCTTCGTCGTGGGCAAAAAAGTTGGCAATTCGGTTGTCCGGCATACAGTTGCTCGCAAACTCCGCCACGTCGTCAGGAACTTTCTTCCCGAACTAGAGCCGGGAACCATCGTCGTACGCGCAAACCCCGCGGCGGCAACGGCGTCGTCGCAAGATTTCACCCGAGCACTCGACAGTGCGCTCACCAGAGCACAGGCTCGGAAGGCGCACACTCATGATTAA
- the rpmH gene encoding 50S ribosomal protein L34 gives MSTKRTFQPNNRRRAKVHGFRKRMATRAGRAVLASRRRKGRARLSA, from the coding sequence ATGTCTACCAAGCGTACGTTCCAGCCGAATAACCGCCGTCGTGCGAAGGTCCACGGCTTCCGTAAGCGTATGGCCACCCGTGCGGGTCGTGCAGTTCTTGCCTCCCGCCGTCGTAAGGGCCGCGCGCGCCTCTCTGCGTAA
- the dnaN gene encoding DNA polymerase III subunit beta produces the protein MKIIVEHDVFTEAVTWVARTIPNRPAIPVLAGLKIQASQNGIVSLGSRDSDISSHVDIEADVLTAGDVLINGRLLADICRALPRKPIELTLDGTKLDIECGASHFSMKTMASEDYTEGSEMPPVVGTVDGTQWLEAISQVSIAASNDDTLPLLVSVCIEINGDSIALMATDRYRLAVRELKWNPADTTISQRILVRASRLLDIAKALGSAGPIEISLSDSLIGFAAGGKQNTVQLIDGEYPQVLSLFPAESAGYMVMDRMEMLDAIKRSRLVVEKNAAVRLSFTEGEVTIEAGQGDQAQASEALAAEVVGEDLKMAFNPIFLQEGFAVMSGEKVRLAVTHPTKPAVMTAEKDGESVNDFRLLLMPVRTFGNN, from the coding sequence GTGAAAATTATCGTTGAACATGACGTCTTCACAGAAGCCGTTACATGGGTTGCACGAACCATTCCAAATCGTCCAGCGATACCAGTTCTGGCCGGTTTGAAAATTCAGGCATCTCAAAACGGTATTGTTTCTCTTGGTTCACGCGATTCAGATATCTCGTCTCACGTTGATATCGAAGCAGATGTTCTCACCGCTGGCGATGTTCTTATCAATGGACGTCTACTCGCAGATATTTGCCGGGCACTTCCACGTAAGCCAATTGAACTGACTCTCGATGGAACCAAGCTCGATATCGAATGCGGAGCTTCGCACTTCTCGATGAAGACGATGGCAAGTGAAGACTATACTGAGGGATCCGAGATGCCACCAGTTGTTGGAACTGTAGACGGAACGCAGTGGCTCGAAGCAATTAGCCAGGTATCGATCGCAGCCTCAAATGATGACACCTTGCCACTTTTAGTTTCGGTATGCATTGAAATTAACGGTGATTCCATTGCTCTCATGGCAACAGACCGTTATCGTCTTGCTGTTCGGGAACTTAAGTGGAATCCAGCTGATACCACGATTTCTCAGCGCATCCTAGTTCGTGCCTCGCGTCTTCTTGACATTGCCAAAGCACTTGGGTCGGCCGGGCCAATCGAAATCTCACTATCAGATTCCTTAATCGGCTTTGCAGCCGGCGGTAAGCAAAACACAGTTCAGCTTATCGATGGCGAATATCCGCAAGTCCTCTCACTGTTCCCAGCTGAAAGTGCTGGATACATGGTGATGGATCGGATGGAAATGCTTGATGCAATTAAGCGTTCGCGCCTAGTTGTGGAAAAGAATGCTGCAGTTCGGCTTTCCTTTACCGAAGGCGAAGTTACAATCGAAGCTGGACAAGGCGATCAAGCACAAGCATCTGAAGCGCTCGCCGCTGAGGTCGTTGGCGAAGATCTGAAGATGGCGTTCAATCCCATCTTCCTTCAAGAAGGTTTTGCGGTTATGAGTGGTGAAAAGGTTCGCCTAGCCGTTACTCACCCAACTAAGCCAGCAGTTATGACAGCAGAAAAAGACGGCGAATCGGTGAACGATTTCCGTCTCTTGCTCATGCCTGTTCGTACGTTCGGTAACAACTGA
- a CDS encoding helix-turn-helix domain-containing protein, translating to MRVGFGLKTSQHLWDRWRIHGRLVLMHKPVKATYSFEFKLQAVQRVLSGETRPAIAKDLGLSSPKILDKWLSTYRSRAKIKPKERPKKGPFRNWLRRSVKSFNSSVAWSI from the coding sequence ATGCGGGTTGGTTTTGGACTTAAAACCTCGCAACACTTGTGGGATCGGTGGCGGATTCATGGCAGGCTAGTCCTTATGCATAAACCTGTCAAAGCAACGTATTCCTTCGAGTTCAAGCTCCAGGCAGTCCAACGCGTCCTCAGCGGCGAGACTAGGCCTGCTATCGCCAAGGATCTTGGCCTATCATCACCAAAGATTTTAGATAAGTGGCTGAGTACCTATCGCTCTCGGGCGAAGATCAAACCTAAGGAACGCCCGAAAAAAGGACCCTTCCGGAACTGGCTACGCCGGTCAGTGAAGTCGTTCAACTCAAGCGTCGCTTGGAGTATTTAG
- a CDS encoding Jag family protein: protein MTEEITDLRAALDEEGDIAADYLEELLDIADVDGDIEIAIEADRAAVGIVSDDGGDRRLKRLIGKHGDTLDAIQELTRLAVQQQTGERSRLMLDILGYRDRHRKEIAAIARDAIERVEESGEAVALKPMNPFERKVVHDVVADAGLLSDSSGIGSARHVVISLPDDDEEIEDDE, encoded by the coding sequence ATGACTGAAGAAATCACTGATTTGCGCGCAGCCTTAGATGAAGAAGGCGATATCGCTGCTGATTATCTCGAAGAGCTCCTCGATATTGCAGATGTTGACGGAGACATTGAAATTGCGATCGAGGCGGATCGCGCTGCTGTCGGTATTGTTTCCGACGACGGTGGTGATCGTCGTCTGAAGCGACTGATTGGTAAGCATGGAGATACTCTCGATGCCATTCAAGAGTTAACCCGGCTCGCGGTCCAACAACAGACTGGTGAGCGGTCGCGATTGATGCTCGATATTCTGGGCTACCGCGATCGGCATCGCAAGGAAATTGCTGCTATTGCTCGGGATGCTATTGAGCGTGTCGAGGAAAGTGGCGAAGCTGTCGCGTTGAAGCCGATGAATCCGTTTGAACGCAAGGTTGTTCATGACGTCGTAGCCGACGCCGGTTTACTCTCGGATTCATCTGGTATTGGCTCCGCTCGGCACGTAGTTATCTCGTTGCCAGACGACGATGAGGAAATCGAAGACGACGAATAA
- the dnaA gene encoding chromosomal replication initiator protein DnaA → MSDGSFVNDAWTAAIELSRAEGRLSESQTAFVRLATPLALIDEKFLIGVATDFTRNLINTNVAQVLTEQLSAIVGRELTLEISVDPALSESSVSASSASPMSVPEPTLHSVSSTPVQEFAKPAYNETPSSSPEPTQLFPTPQYEKPVTAPPAPPRHLDRQQEVRDLARLNQHYTFETFVTGESNRFAHATALAVSELPGSTYNPLFLYSDSGMGKTHLLHAIGNSVQEMFPSKKVLYVSAEEFTNAFINALANGQMHNFKDQFRTVDVLLIDDIQFLSGRDRSRTLEEFFHTFNALINANKQIVITSDVAPNLLVDFEDRMISRFKSGITAAIDLPNLETRIAILNRKATAEGLEVPRDVIEFIATRITSNVREMEGALRRIRAFADLTKQQISLDLAESQLKDMISDPNSIQVTAGMIVAQVSNYFNVPLADLKSPTRTRTLTQPRHVAMYLCRELTDLSLPKIAEEFNRRDHTTVMNAVRKVEALMAEKQTIFTQVSELTTIIKNAAKDHAQLAQE, encoded by the coding sequence ATGTCTGATGGATCATTTGTGAACGATGCTTGGACAGCAGCAATCGAGCTCTCACGAGCTGAAGGTCGCTTGTCTGAATCACAAACAGCGTTTGTTCGGCTAGCAACTCCTCTTGCGCTGATCGACGAAAAATTCCTTATCGGCGTAGCTACTGATTTCACTCGAAACCTCATTAATACCAACGTTGCACAGGTATTAACTGAGCAACTATCAGCTATCGTCGGACGCGAACTGACACTAGAAATTTCCGTTGATCCAGCTCTTTCGGAATCATCTGTATCGGCTTCATCTGCATCACCAATGTCTGTGCCAGAACCGACTCTGCATTCTGTTTCTTCAACGCCAGTGCAAGAATTTGCCAAACCGGCCTACAACGAAACTCCGTCGTCGTCCCCCGAACCTACACAGCTTTTCCCTACCCCACAGTACGAAAAACCCGTTACAGCGCCACCTGCTCCGCCACGTCATCTAGATAGACAACAAGAAGTCCGCGATTTAGCACGCCTAAACCAGCATTACACTTTCGAAACATTCGTCACCGGTGAATCTAACCGTTTCGCGCATGCAACTGCATTGGCAGTATCAGAGCTTCCTGGTTCTACCTACAACCCACTGTTCTTGTACTCAGACTCCGGAATGGGTAAAACCCACCTTCTGCACGCCATCGGCAACTCAGTGCAGGAGATGTTTCCTAGCAAAAAGGTGCTTTACGTATCTGCCGAAGAGTTCACCAACGCATTTATTAACGCCTTGGCAAACGGGCAAATGCATAACTTCAAAGACCAATTCCGTACCGTCGATGTTCTGTTGATCGACGATATTCAATTCCTTTCCGGGCGTGACCGCTCGCGTACGCTCGAAGAATTCTTCCACACCTTCAACGCACTTATTAACGCCAATAAACAGATCGTTATCACATCCGATGTGGCACCAAATCTTCTCGTCGATTTCGAAGACCGGATGATTTCACGATTCAAGTCCGGAATTACCGCAGCAATCGATCTACCGAACCTTGAAACACGTATCGCCATCCTCAATCGCAAAGCGACGGCAGAAGGTCTTGAAGTGCCACGCGATGTCATTGAGTTTATTGCTACTCGTATCACCAGTAACGTACGTGAAATGGAAGGTGCGCTCCGCCGTATCCGGGCCTTCGCTGACTTAACCAAACAGCAGATTTCCCTTGATTTAGCTGAATCTCAGCTCAAGGACATGATTTCTGATCCCAACTCTATTCAGGTCACAGCCGGAATGATCGTGGCGCAAGTGTCAAACTATTTCAACGTTCCGCTAGCGGATTTGAAGTCCCCAACGCGTACCCGAACGCTAACCCAGCCACGCCACGTGGCAATGTACCTATGCCGGGAATTAACTGATCTGTCACTTCCGAAGATCGCCGAGGAATTTAATCGACGGGACCACACCACAGTAATGAATGCGGTGCGCAAGGTCGAAGCCCTGATGGCAGAGAAACAAACTATTTTCACGCAAGTGTCTGAACTAACCACGATCATTAAAAACGCGGCAAAAGACCACGCTCAGCTCGCTCAAGAGTAA
- the yidD gene encoding membrane protein insertion efficiency factor YidD → MIKRLFMWMIRWYQRTISAGLPRRCKYQPTCSQYALDSIEVHGVIKGTLLSVWRLLRCNPWSKGGVDWVPEPGAWPTKPLGYTELLAYRAQQESSGHYGHGDDTHRGNCP, encoded by the coding sequence ATGATTAAACGTCTGTTCATGTGGATGATTCGCTGGTACCAACGCACAATTTCAGCCGGATTACCGCGGCGGTGCAAATATCAGCCCACCTGCTCACAATATGCACTTGATTCCATTGAGGTTCACGGCGTAATTAAAGGTACACTTTTATCAGTGTGGCGATTGTTACGCTGCAACCCGTGGAGTAAAGGTGGCGTGGACTGGGTTCCTGAACCTGGTGCCTGGCCAACCAAACCCCTCGGATACACCGAACTCTTGGCGTACCGCGCCCAGCAAGAATCATCAGGCCACTACGGCCATGGCGATGATACACATCGTGGCAACTGCCCCTAA
- a CDS encoding ParA family protein: protein MVDPRKKAVGYSDSDHNQASRASLFNDMDSPVGADLLRDKELMKKLEKVEFKHPEHTRIITVANQKGGVGKTTSAVNIAAALAQGGLKVVVIDADPQGNATTALGVEHTAGTPSLYHVLEGELDLGQILQPCPDIPLLSVAPSTIDLSSVEISLVLQENREYRLRQAIHSYLEAHGEGDKVDYVIIDCPPSLGILTLNALVGADEVMIPIQTEYYALEGLTQLMKTIEMVRSSLNPQLKLSSILLTMFDRRTNLAQDVAHEVRQYFPKETLSIEVPRNIRISEAPSFQQTVVTYDPKSSGALAYRAAAFELSEQL, encoded by the coding sequence ATGGTGGATCCCCGAAAAAAAGCTGTTGGATATTCTGATTCTGACCATAACCAAGCTTCCCGTGCTTCATTATTTAATGATATGGACTCTCCAGTGGGTGCTGACCTGTTGCGTGATAAAGAATTGATGAAGAAGCTGGAAAAGGTTGAGTTTAAGCATCCGGAGCATACCCGCATTATTACGGTTGCAAATCAAAAAGGTGGGGTTGGGAAAACTACTTCTGCAGTTAATATTGCTGCAGCGCTTGCGCAAGGTGGTTTGAAAGTTGTCGTTATTGACGCTGATCCACAAGGAAATGCCACTACTGCTCTTGGTGTTGAACATACCGCAGGAACCCCTTCTTTGTACCATGTTCTCGAGGGTGAATTAGACTTAGGTCAAATATTGCAGCCATGCCCAGATATTCCGTTACTCTCCGTTGCGCCATCAACTATTGATCTCTCTAGTGTTGAAATTTCCCTGGTCCTTCAAGAAAATCGCGAATATAGATTACGTCAAGCAATCCATTCTTACTTAGAAGCACATGGAGAAGGGGATAAGGTTGATTACGTTATTATTGACTGTCCACCTAGCTTAGGGATTTTGACACTTAATGCTCTAGTTGGTGCGGATGAAGTGATGATTCCGATTCAAACTGAATATTATGCGCTAGAAGGTCTTACACAGTTAATGAAGACGATTGAAATGGTTAGGTCATCTCTTAATCCGCAGTTGAAACTGTCTTCTATTTTATTAACGATGTTTGATCGGCGGACAAACCTAGCACAAGATGTTGCACATGAAGTGCGTCAGTACTTCCCGAAGGAAACTCTCTCCATTGAAGTCCCACGCAATATTCGTATTTCGGAGGCACCAAGTTTCCAGCAGACCGTTGTTACATATGATCCAAAGTCGTCTGGTGCGCTAGCTTACCGTGCGGCTGCATTCGAACTGTCGGAACAACTTTAA
- a CDS encoding DUF721 domain-containing protein — MATSTHNKIEQARLAAARKHGDILPLQILHRVRRMAADQGFVRRRNTSRATLAATQPKPIGDAPLVPSPGQEVGSGARPSYRDPQPVFTLMKKAIEERGWNSQVEVASVVTRWPEIVGEAFAAHCEVVDFTPDGTLTLQAKTVAWEKQIRSLLHHLDARLAQELGEGVVKEIVVNGPYVPSWKHGRLSVPGRGPRDTYG, encoded by the coding sequence GTGGCCACATCAACACACAACAAAATTGAGCAGGCACGGCTGGCAGCTGCTCGCAAACATGGTGATATTTTGCCGCTACAGATTCTGCATCGGGTTCGTCGCATGGCAGCAGACCAGGGATTTGTTCGTCGTCGAAACACGTCCCGAGCAACGCTAGCTGCAACGCAGCCGAAACCGATCGGGGATGCACCGCTCGTTCCGAGCCCTGGACAAGAAGTTGGGTCGGGGGCGCGCCCGTCCTATCGTGACCCGCAACCGGTGTTCACACTGATGAAAAAAGCGATTGAGGAACGCGGGTGGAACTCGCAGGTTGAAGTGGCATCTGTGGTGACTCGTTGGCCGGAGATCGTTGGCGAAGCGTTTGCGGCGCACTGCGAGGTTGTTGATTTTACGCCGGATGGAACCTTGACATTGCAGGCAAAAACGGTGGCGTGGGAGAAACAGATTCGTTCGCTATTGCACCACCTCGATGCCCGACTCGCGCAAGAGCTCGGTGAAGGTGTAGTGAAAGAAATCGTGGTCAATGGGCCGTATGTGCCGTCCTGGAAGCATGGGCGGTTGTCAGTTCCTGGACGTGGTCCGCGCGATACCTACGGATAA
- the recF gene encoding DNA replication/repair protein RecF (All proteins in this family for which functions are known are DNA-binding proteins that assist the filamentation of RecA onto DNA for the initiation of recombination or recombinational repair.) → MYITDLALNDFRSYRDVVVSFRSGVTTFVGENGQGKTNLVEAIGYLATFSSHRVNADISLVRQGANAGVVRAKVMHGDSPTTVEIEILAGRANRARINRGNAKPADVLGIVRTVMFAPEDLELIKGDPGIRRRFLDDVMIQLRPRMAQIKADYGKVAKQRAALLKTLWKNRRRDVVADETMLDIYDQQLAQLGARIIAERVRIISALRPYVTQYYHQLSGGKGVARIDYAANIDHRSGWDLPTAQQLHADDSLSEVIATHEADLQEEKATIEQLLDAMKQWRSQEIERGVNLVGPHRDDLAISLGTLPAKGFASHGESWSYALALRLASWRVLRDDVSGNWADDGEPILILDDVFAELDARRRQRLADIVSQGEQVFVTAAVGDDLPDELSGEKFLVHDGTVTRDAGDE, encoded by the coding sequence GTGTATATCACCGACCTCGCGTTGAACGATTTTCGTTCATATCGCGACGTTGTTGTGTCCTTCCGTTCAGGAGTGACAACATTCGTTGGAGAAAACGGGCAAGGGAAAACCAATCTAGTTGAAGCAATCGGCTATCTTGCAACGTTTTCTTCACATCGAGTGAATGCAGATATCAGTCTGGTTCGGCAAGGAGCTAATGCTGGCGTAGTGCGTGCCAAAGTCATGCATGGCGATTCGCCAACAACGGTCGAAATCGAAATTTTGGCTGGGCGCGCGAACCGAGCACGAATCAACCGTGGTAATGCCAAACCTGCTGACGTCCTCGGAATTGTTCGAACCGTTATGTTCGCGCCGGAAGATCTTGAGCTTATTAAAGGTGATCCTGGAATACGGCGTCGTTTTCTCGACGACGTCATGATTCAGTTACGTCCTCGGATGGCGCAAATCAAAGCGGACTACGGCAAAGTTGCCAAACAGCGCGCGGCGTTGCTGAAAACCTTGTGGAAAAATCGGCGTCGTGACGTTGTTGCTGATGAAACTATGCTCGACATTTACGATCAGCAGCTCGCTCAACTCGGTGCGCGAATTATTGCTGAACGCGTCCGCATTATCAGTGCCCTGCGCCCCTACGTCACCCAGTACTATCACCAGCTTTCCGGCGGAAAAGGCGTTGCCCGTATCGACTATGCAGCCAACATCGATCATCGCAGTGGCTGGGATTTACCTACTGCACAACAACTGCACGCCGATGACTCCTTAAGTGAAGTTATCGCAACCCATGAAGCAGATCTGCAAGAAGAAAAAGCTACGATAGAGCAGCTTCTTGACGCAATGAAACAGTGGCGTTCTCAAGAAATAGAACGCGGTGTCAACCTAGTTGGTCCACATCGCGACGATCTAGCGATTTCCTTGGGAACGTTGCCAGCGAAAGGGTTTGCCTCCCACGGCGAGTCATGGTCGTATGCGCTCGCGTTGCGGTTAGCGTCGTGGCGCGTTTTACGTGATGACGTTTCGGGAAATTGGGCCGACGACGGCGAACCCATCCTCATTCTCGACGATGTTTTTGCCGAACTCGATGCCCGGCGTCGGCAACGCTTAGCTGACATTGTTAGCCAAGGAGAACAAGTATTCGTGACTGCCGCAGTGGGAGATGACTTGCCAGACGAGCTATCTGGTGAAAAGTTTTTGGTACACGATGGCACCGTTACCCGCGATGCGGGTGATGAATAG
- a CDS encoding ParB/RepB/Spo0J family partition protein codes for MAEKRRGLGRGIGALFPTDQEETKKRPIDIFFSNPQNSVEKVDDHSGTGEIVDEKISRSHQENQTRKQVDVSRETSITVQHNSDSQAANVVKVAGVKESAKHQRENTPSKVEKHTVSADISAENDAVEQLQAIPGATFGELDLDEIVPNTQQPRQIFDEEELAELADSIREVGVLQPIVVRPLVQPISDNPIARYELIMGERRWRASRLAGNSTVPAIVRRTDTDDMLRDALLENLHRVQLNALEEAAAYQQLMEDFHYTQEELSRKIARSRPQISNTLRLLKLPPLVQRRVAAGVISAGHARALLGLSDPAAMERLAQRIVAENLSVRAVEELVSMGEDGVPEKQPRAHHTKRYQSELNSLAVRLMDRFDTKVKVVMGQKKGRISIDFGSIEDLNRILGMLNEENVDVSRETSAE; via the coding sequence ATGGCAGAAAAACGTCGTGGTTTAGGTAGAGGTATTGGAGCCCTTTTCCCTACTGATCAAGAGGAAACAAAGAAGCGACCAATTGATATCTTCTTTAGTAACCCTCAAAACAGTGTCGAAAAAGTTGACGATCACTCTGGCACAGGAGAGATAGTAGATGAAAAAATCTCTCGTTCACATCAGGAAAATCAAACAAGAAAACAAGTGGATGTTTCACGTGAAACATCTATAACAGTTCAACATAATTCTGATAGTCAGGCAGCTAATGTTGTTAAAGTTGCTGGCGTTAAAGAATCAGCAAAACACCAACGCGAAAACACACCGAGTAAAGTAGAAAAACACACAGTTAGCGCTGATATTAGCGCAGAGAACGACGCTGTGGAACAGTTACAAGCTATTCCAGGAGCAACTTTTGGTGAGTTGGATCTTGATGAAATCGTTCCAAATACGCAACAGCCTCGCCAGATTTTCGATGAAGAAGAATTAGCTGAGCTCGCTGATTCGATTAGAGAAGTCGGGGTGTTACAACCTATCGTTGTGCGTCCGCTGGTGCAACCGATTTCAGATAATCCTATAGCTCGGTATGAGCTTATTATGGGTGAACGTCGTTGGCGCGCTTCACGCTTGGCTGGGAATTCAACTGTTCCAGCAATTGTGCGCCGGACTGACACGGACGATATGCTACGCGATGCACTACTTGAAAACCTCCATCGTGTGCAGTTAAATGCTTTAGAAGAAGCAGCTGCTTATCAACAGCTGATGGAGGACTTCCACTATACTCAGGAAGAACTATCACGTAAGATTGCGCGTTCGCGCCCGCAGATATCTAATACCCTTCGCCTTCTTAAACTACCACCCTTAGTGCAACGTAGAGTAGCTGCGGGTGTAATTTCAGCAGGACATGCTCGAGCTTTGTTAGGGCTGTCAGATCCAGCGGCAATGGAACGTTTAGCTCAGCGGATTGTTGCAGAAAATTTGTCGGTGCGTGCAGTTGAAGAACTAGTCTCAATGGGTGAAGACGGGGTTCCAGAAAAACAACCACGAGCGCACCATACTAAGCGATATCAATCAGAGCTGAATAGTTTAGCTGTGCGACTCATGGATCGGTTTGACACAAAAGTTAAGGTGGTAATGGGCCAGAAAAAAGGTCGTATTTCCATTGACTTTGGATCTATCGAAGACCTGAATCGTATTCTTGGTATGTTGAATGAAGAAAACGTCGATGTTTCACGTGAAACATCTGCTGAGTAA
- a CDS encoding IS3 family transposase produces the protein MSRKGNSYDNSLAENFFGRLKAEFYHPDIFTTVEKFIAGLDEYIA, from the coding sequence ATGTCTCGTAAGGGAAACTCCTATGACAACTCGCTAGCAGAAAACTTCTTTGGTCGCCTCAAAGCCGAGTTCTACCACCCGGACATCTTCACCACCGTCGAGAAATTTATTGCCGGACTTGACGAGTACATCGCCTGA